The nucleotide window CGTCTCGTGCGGCGTCAGGTGGTAATCGGGCGGCGACTTCGGCGCCAGCTCGCGGAAGAGCCCGATCACCCGGCGGGCGATCTGCGGGGACATCGGCGAGCCTCCCGCGACCGCTTGGCGCAGCGCGTCGATCAGCTCGTCCGGCGGGGTGTTCTTGACGAGATAGCCCGTCGCCCCCGCGCACAGCGCGTCGAAGATTCTCTGGTCCTCGGCGTAGATCGAGAGCACGAGGAGGATCAGCGCCGGGTGGCGCCGCGCGAGGATGCGGATCCCCTCGATCCCCGACATCCCGGGAAGTCCGATGTCGACCAGCACGACGTCCGGCAGCGGCGGCGCGATCCGCGGGAGCGCCTCCTCCATCGATCCCCACGCCCCCGCGAAGGCGAGGCCTTCGGTCTCGTCGAGCAAGAGCTCGAGCGCCTCCCGGATGTCGGGCCGATCTTCGATGACCGCCACCCGGATGACCCGGTCCGTCACGAGCGCCTCCTCACGAAGACCTTACCGTCATCGCGGACGATCCGGCACTGTGCGATCAGACAGGGTTCGCGTCCCTGTGTTGCCGGAGCGGCGCGTGGACCGCGACGGTCGTCCCCGCCGCCGGGTTCGACGAGATCTCGCATGCGCCCCCGAGGGCGGCCGAGCGCTGCCGCAGGCTCGCGAGGCCGGTCCCCGCGGGGGTCGCCGCGACGTCGAAGCCGCGTCCGTCGTCGGTCACGACGAGGTCCAGCGCGCCGCCCTCGACCCGCAGGTCCACCGTCAGCGTCCTGCATGCGGCGTGCTTCGCCGCGTTGTTGACGCTCTCCTTGAAGAGGAGGAACGTCTGGCGCCTCAGGCGCGGGTCGAGCCGCCCGCCGTCCGGCGCCTGCGCCGAGAAGACGAGCGCGATCCCCTGCGCGGCGCACGTGTCCTCGGCGTAGCGGCGCATGCGAAGGGCGAGGTCTTCGGCGCGATCGTGGCGCGGGTCGACCGCCCACACGACGTCGCTCATCGATCCGACCACGCGCCGCGCTTCACGGGCCACCGTCTCGAGGAGCGGCGCCACCTCGCCGGCGCCGCGCGCCAGCCGCTTGCGCGCGACCTCGCTCAGGATCGCGATCTGCGACAGCGTC belongs to Candidatus Polarisedimenticolaceae bacterium and includes:
- a CDS encoding response regulator transcription factor encodes the protein MTDRVIRVAVIEDRPDIREALELLLDETEGLAFAGAWGSMEEALPRIAPPLPDVVLVDIGLPGMSGIEGIRILARRHPALILLVLSIYAEDQRIFDALCAGATGYLVKNTPPDELIDALRQAVAGGSPMSPQIARRVIGLFRELAPKSPPDYHLTPHETRLLRLMAEGLHYRTAGERLGVTASTVSFHLQQIYRKLQVQTKSEAVAKALREGLIE